One Diceros bicornis minor isolate mBicDic1 chromosome 27, mDicBic1.mat.cur, whole genome shotgun sequence genomic region harbors:
- the NRIP1 gene encoding nuclear receptor-interacting protein 1: protein MTHGEELGSDVHQDSVVLTYLEGLLMHQAAEGSGTAVNKKSAGRNEEDQNFNISGNAFPACQSNGPVLNTHTYQGSGMLHLKKARLLQSSEDWNAAKRKRLSDPIVNINVKKEALLAGMVDTVPKGKQDSTLLASLLQSFSSRLQTVALSQQIRQSLKEQGYALSHDSLKVEKDLRCYGVASSHLKTLLKKSKAKDQKPDSNLPDVTKNLIRDRFVESPHHVGQGGTKVVSEPLSCAARLQAVASMVEKRASPATSPKPSVACSQLALLLSSEAHLQQYSREHALKTQNANQAASERLAAMARLQENGQKDVGSFQLSKGISSHLNGQARTSSSKLMASRSTTFQNPMGIVPSSPKNAGYKNSLERNNIKQAANNSLLLHLLKSQTIPKPMNGHSHSERGSIFEDSSTPTTVDEYSDNNPSFTDDSSGDESSYSNCVPIDLSCKHRIEKPEPDQPVSLDNLTQSLLNTWDPKAPDVDIKEDQDTSKNSKLNSHQKVTLLQLLLGHKNEENIERNDSPQEVHSDVTKFSTQNYTRTSVIESPSMNRTTPVSTPPLLASSKAESPINLSQHSLVIKWNSPPYACSSQSEKPTNAPSNHLMDLTKSKESQGEKPVQNEGAQNPTTFSASKLLQNLAQCGMQSSTSGEEQRPSKQMLSVNMDKPIGMIDRLNSPLLASKTNAVEENKVFGSQATGPEPGLSGSEIENLLERRTVLQLLLGNPNKGKNEKKEKIPLRDESTQEHTDRALSEQILMVKIKSEPCDDLHIHDTNMRLSHEAKGAPFLGVVPPAQRSTAALPASEDLKSEPVSPQDFSFSKNGLLSRLLRQNQESYLADDPDSSHTNSELTLVESKSLCMVPKKRKLYTEPLENPFKRMKNNTVDAANSHSAPEVLYGSLLNQQELRLSRNDLEFKYPANHGSASESEHRSWARESKSFNVLKQLLLSENCVRDLSQHRSNSVIDSKKKGHKNNMTNSKPEFSISSLNGLMYSSTQPNSCVDNRTFPYPGGVKTPMSPPFPEYLGCVGSRPDSGFSNGCSVPSEKGPIKWVITDVDKNEYEKDSPRLTKTNPILYYMLQKGGNSVTSQETQNKDIWREPSSAESVSQVTIKEELLPATETKASFFNLRSPYNSRMGNNASCPHSANGEVYGLLGNVLTIKKESE from the coding sequence ATGACTCATGGAGAAGAGCTTGGCTCTGATGTGCACCAGGATTCTGTTGTTTTAACTTACCTAGAAGGATTACTAATGCATCAGGCAGCAGAGGGATCAGGTACTGCCGTCAACAAGAAGTCTGCTGGGCGTAATGAAGAAGATCAGAACTTTAACATTTCTGGTAATGCATTTCCCGCCTGTCAAAGTAATGGGCCAGTTCTCAATACACATACATATCAGGGGTCTGGCATGCTGCATCTCAAAAAAGCCAGACTCTTGCAGTCTTCTGAGGACTGGAATGCAGCGAAGCGGAAGAGGTTGTCTGATCCCAtcgtaaatataaatgtaaagaaGGAAGCTTTGCTAGCTGGCATGGTTGACACTGTGCCTAAAGGCAAACAGGATAGCACATTACTGGCCTCTTTGCTTCAGTCTTTCAGCTCTAGGCTGCAGACTGTGGCTCTGTCACAACAAATTAGGCAGAGCCTCAAGGAGCAAGGATATGCCCTCAGTCATGATTCCTTAAAAGTGGAGAAAGATTTAAGGTGCTACGGTGTTGCATCAAGTCACTTAAAAACTTTGTTGAAGAAAAGTAAAGCTAAAGATCAAAAGCCTGATAGCAATCTGCCTGACGTAACTAAAAACCTCATCAGAGATCGGTTCGTGGAGTCACCTCATCACGTTGGACAAGGTGGAACAAAGGTTGTGAGTGAGCCCTTGTCGTGTGCTGCGAGATTACAGGCTGTCGCAAGCATGGTGGAAAAAAGGGCTAGTCCTGCCACTTCACCCAAACCTAGTGTTGCTTGTAGCCAGTTAGCATTACTCCTTTCAAGCGAAGCCCATTTACAGCAGTATTCTCGGGAACAtgctttaaaaacacaaaatgcaAATCAAGCGGCAAGTGAGAGACTTGCTGCTATGGCCAGATTACAAGAAAATGGCCAGAAGGATGTTGGCAGTTTTCAGCTCTCAAAAGGAATATCAAGCCATCTTAATGGTCAGGCAAGAACATCATCAAGCAAACTAATGGCTAGCAGAAGTACAACATTTCAAAATCCAATGGGTATTGTTCCTTCTTCCCCCAAAAATGCAGGCTATAAGAACTCACTGGAaagaaacaatataaaacaagCTGCTAATAATAGTTTGCTTTTACATCTTCTTAAAAGCCAGACCATACCTAAGCCAATGAATGGACACAGTCATAGTGAGAGAGGAAGCATTTTTGAGGATAGTAGTACACCCACAACTGTGGATGAATACTCAGATAACAATCCTAGTTTTACAGATGATAGCAGTGGTGATGAAAGTTCTTATTCCAACTGTGTTCCCATAGACTTGTCTTGCAAACACCGAATTGAAAAACCAGAACCTGACCAGCCTGTTTCTCTGGATAACTTAACTCAGTCCTTGCTAAACACTTGGGATCCAAAAGCCCCCGATGTAGATATCAAAGAAGATCAAGATACCTCAAAGAATTCTAAGCTAAATTCACATCAGAAAGTAACACTTCTTCAGTTACTCCTCGGCcataagaatgaagaaaatatagaaagaaacgACAGCCCTCAGGAAGTACACAGTGATGTGACAAAGTTCAGCACACAGAACTACACGAGGACTTCAGTAATAGAAAGCCCCAGTATGAATAGGACTACTCCAGTGAGCACTCCACCATTACTTGCGTCCAGCAAAGCAGAGTCTCCCATCAATCTTTCCCAGCACTCTCTGGTCATCAAATGGAATTCCCCACCATATGCCTGCAGCTCTCAGTCTGAAAAGCCAACGAATGCCCCATCTAACCACTTGATGGACCTTACCAAAAGCAAAGAATCACAAGGAGAGAAACCAGTCCAAAATGAAGGTGCACAAAACCCAACAACTTTCAGTGCCAGTAAACTGTTACAAAATTTGGCGCAGTGTGGCATGCAGTCTTCCACGTCAGGGGAAGAGCAGAGACCCAGTAAGCAGATGCTCAGTGTAAACATGGATAAACCTATAGGTATGATTGATAGGTTAAATAGCCCTCTGCTCGCAAGTAAAACAAATGCAGTTGAAGAAAATAAAGTGTTCGGTAGTCAAGCAACAGGCCCTGAACCAGGACTTTCTGGttctgaaatagaaaatctgcttGAAAGGCGCACTGTCCTCCAGTTGCTCCTGGGAAACCCCAACAAagggaagaatgaaaagaaagagaaaatccctTTAAGAGATGAAAGTACTCAGGAACATACAGATAGAGCTTTAAGTGAACAAATATTGatggtaaaaataaaatctgagccCTGCGATGACTTACATATTCATGATACAAATATGCGCTTGAGCCACGAAGCTAAGGGTGCCCCATTCTTAGGTGTGGTTCCTCCCGCGCAGAGAAGCACGGCTGCCTTACCAGCATCCGAGGACTTGAAATCGGAGCCCGTTTCACCTCaggatttttctttctcaaagaatGGTCTGTTAAGTCGATTGCTGAGACAAAATCAAGAGAGTTACCTGGCAGACGATCCAGACAGCAGTCACACAAATAGTGAGCTGACGCTTGTGGAATCAAAGAGTCTTTGCATGGTCCCTAAGAAAAGGAAGCTTTATACTGAGCCCTTAGAAAACCCATTTAAGAGGATGAAAAATAACACAGTCGATGCTGCAAACAGTCACAGTGCTCCAGAGGTGCTGTATGGGTCCTTGCTTAACCAGCAGGAGCTGAGACTGAGCAGAAATGATCTTGAATTTAAGTATCCTGCCAATCATGGTTCAGCCAGTGAAAGTGAACATAGGAGTTGGGCCAGAGAAAGCAAAAGCTTCAATGTTCTGAAACAACTGCTTCTCTCAGAAAACTGTGTAAGAGATTTGTCCCAGCACAGAAGTAACTCTGTTATCGACAGTAAAAAGAAAGGACACAAAAATAATATGACCAATAGCAAACCTGAATTCagcatttcttctttaaatggacTGATGTACAGTTCCACTCAGCCCAACAGTTGTGTGGATAACAGGACATTTCCGTACCCAGGAGGAGTAAAAACTCCCATGAGTCCTCCTTTCCCTGAGTACTTGGGCTGTGTGGGGTCTAGACCAGACTCTGGGTTTTCGAATGGGTGTTCTGTGCCCAGTGAGAAGGGCCCCATTAAGTGGGTTATCACAGATGTGGATAAGAATGAGTATGAAAAAGACTCTCCAAGACTGACCAAAACTAACCCAATCCTGTATTACATGCTCCAGAAAGGAGGCAATTCTGTTACCAGTCAAGAAACACAGAACAAGGACATTTGGAGGGAGCCTTCATCTGCTGAAAGTGTCTCACAGGTTACAATCAAAGAAGAGTTACTTCCTGCTACAGAAACTAAAGCTTCTTTCTTTAATTTAAGAAGCCCTTATAATAGCCGTATGGGAAATAATGCCTCTTGCCCACACAGCGCAAATGGAGAAGTTTATGGACTGCTGGGAAATGTgctaacaataaaaaaagaatcagaataa